A stretch of the uncultured Desulfobacter sp. genome encodes the following:
- a CDS encoding FRG domain-containing protein, which yields MEKIHITASACDFNALADILKFINRKWKQRWDVESPGFCFRGADKFSYDLNPSLLRAPFPNEPNKLVNIENGLWVEFRLRSKPLLGYHVSNAWSALLIMQQYGFPTRLLDWSRSLGVAAYFAVRNLDVHEDGVVWIMAAKHLMELRGVPGAWRTVINDPSIEKLSLRVDDKNMDIFMNQTPVPLSPDQMVDRMIAQSGIYTLHSFEKDSLEKLAIEDAKIHKDACFLHKIQIPACAKEGIRSELSVLAGISEETIFPDLEGFARDFVNQYKTNYRPPV from the coding sequence ATGGAAAAAATTCACATAACAGCTTCAGCCTGTGATTTTAATGCTCTTGCAGATATTTTGAAATTTATAAATCGAAAATGGAAGCAAAGATGGGATGTAGAATCTCCTGGTTTTTGTTTTCGCGGTGCAGATAAATTTAGTTATGATTTGAATCCAAGTTTATTAAGGGCTCCGTTTCCTAACGAACCAAATAAATTGGTAAATATAGAAAATGGGTTATGGGTTGAGTTTCGTCTGAGATCAAAACCATTATTGGGTTATCATGTTTCTAATGCTTGGTCAGCACTTTTGATAATGCAACAATACGGATTCCCAACACGCCTACTTGATTGGTCCAGAAGCCTTGGGGTTGCTGCATATTTTGCGGTACGCAATCTTGATGTGCATGAGGATGGTGTTGTTTGGATTATGGCTGCTAAACATCTTATGGAATTACGAGGTGTACCGGGGGCTTGGAGAACGGTAATAAACGATCCATCGATAGAGAAGTTATCACTACGAGTTGATGATAAAAATATGGATATTTTTATGAACCAAACACCTGTTCCATTGAGCCCTGATCAAATGGTTGATAGAATGATCGCACAAAGTGGTATTTATACGCTCCATTCATTTGAAAAAGACTCTTTAGAAAAGCTTGCAATAGAGGATGCCAAAATACACAAAGATGCTTGCTTCCTTCACAAGATACAGATTCCTGCCTGTGCTAAAGAGGGGATAAGGTCAGAGCTTTCTGTTTTGGCAGGAATTTCAGAAGAAACGATATTTCCAGATCTTGAAGGATTTGCAAGGGATTTTGTCAATCAGTATAAAACGAATTACCGGCCTCCTGTATAG
- the nadS gene encoding NadS family protein has product MKNEDFDMLLSSIKEAGDIKTGKKKPSRIFEIEVPDIKMIRKSLSVSQSEFAMMIGVSVRTLQNWEQGRRKPDGPAKALLHVASKNPKAVLEALHI; this is encoded by the coding sequence ATGAAGAATGAAGATTTTGATATGTTGCTTTCAAGCATAAAAGAAGCCGGTGATATAAAAACCGGAAAAAAGAAGCCAAGTAGAATTTTTGAGATTGAAGTGCCGGACATTAAAATGATTCGGAAATCTTTGAGTGTTTCACAGTCAGAGTTTGCCATGATGATAGGGGTCAGCGTAAGGACACTTCAAAATTGGGAACAAGGAAGAAGAAAACCGGATGGTCCTGCAAAAGCCCTGCTACATGTTGCTTCAAAAAATCCAAAAGCGGTACTTGAGGCCCTTCATATTTGA
- a CDS encoding type II toxin-antitoxin system RelE/ParE family toxin, producing the protein MEFIETSIFTKQVLKLLPDSSYRILQSTLMLNPGAGAMIKGSGGIRKIRWKLPGAGKRGALRVIYYFDQPETIYMLFMYKKNEQEDLTPEQLKILKKAIKENLL; encoded by the coding sequence ATGGAATTCATTGAAACATCAATATTTACAAAGCAAGTTCTAAAGCTTCTACCTGATTCGAGCTATCGAATATTACAATCCACCCTAATGTTAAACCCAGGTGCAGGGGCGATGATCAAGGGAAGTGGAGGGATTCGCAAAATCCGGTGGAAATTACCTGGCGCAGGCAAACGAGGTGCTTTACGGGTTATTTATTATTTCGATCAGCCCGAAACGATTTACATGCTTTTCATGTACAAGAAAAATGAACAGGAAGATTTAACCCCGGAACAACTCAAAATCTTAAAAAAAGCAATAAAGGAGAATTTATTATGA
- a CDS encoding aminotransferase class I/II-fold pyridoxal phosphate-dependent enzyme produces MEQDNIIRFASRMDYLPPYLFGMINKMKMEKRRNGDDVIDLGMGNPMDPTPDAVIEKLVNVAKDPKSHRYPESSGLPNLKKEIAKYYDRHYNISLNADKETYFTIGSKEGISHLCLAIMGPGDCVLVPAPAFPIHIYAAVIAGANVMRIPLEPEKGFLDRIITVCESCYPSPKVLMLNYPHNPTGVVTDKAFFQEIVKLAKRFKFMVINDFAYGKITYDGYVAPSFLEIEGAKDVGVEFGSFSKSYNMAGWRIGYCVGNEKIVEALGKIKGYFDYGIFSAIQVAGIIALRDCDDTIPELAKIYEHRRDVLCSGLERIGWEIERPKAGMFVWAKIPEPFNKMGAMEFAIQLMNKGNVAVAPGTGFSEEGEGYLRLALVENEERLRQAVRQMKKAMDQMTI; encoded by the coding sequence GTGGAACAAGACAACATTATTCGGTTTGCCTCCCGGATGGATTACCTGCCGCCGTACCTTTTCGGTATGATCAATAAAATGAAAATGGAGAAACGGCGCAATGGAGACGATGTCATTGACCTTGGTATGGGAAACCCCATGGATCCCACACCAGATGCGGTTATTGAGAAGCTGGTAAACGTCGCCAAAGATCCAAAATCCCACAGGTATCCGGAAAGTTCAGGACTTCCCAATTTAAAAAAAGAGATTGCCAAGTATTATGACCGCCATTACAACATTAGCCTGAATGCGGACAAAGAGACCTATTTTACCATTGGGTCTAAAGAAGGTATTTCCCATTTGTGCCTGGCCATCATGGGCCCCGGTGATTGCGTTCTTGTTCCAGCTCCCGCGTTCCCCATCCATATTTATGCAGCGGTAATCGCCGGTGCAAATGTGATGAGAATTCCCCTGGAACCTGAAAAGGGTTTTCTGGACAGGATTATAACGGTGTGTGAATCCTGTTATCCCAGTCCAAAGGTTCTTATGCTCAATTATCCCCATAACCCCACCGGCGTTGTAACGGATAAGGCTTTTTTTCAAGAGATCGTAAAATTAGCCAAGCGGTTTAAATTCATGGTTATCAATGACTTTGCCTACGGCAAAATAACCTATGACGGGTATGTTGCCCCAAGTTTCCTTGAAATTGAGGGTGCCAAGGACGTCGGTGTTGAGTTTGGATCTTTTTCCAAGTCATACAATATGGCCGGCTGGCGCATTGGATATTGCGTTGGTAATGAAAAAATTGTCGAGGCACTTGGAAAAATCAAAGGCTATTTTGATTATGGTATCTTTTCCGCCATCCAGGTGGCAGGTATTATCGCCCTTCGGGACTGTGATGATACCATTCCCGAACTTGCAAAAATCTATGAACACCGCCGGGATGTGCTTTGTTCAGGCCTTGAACGCATCGGGTGGGAGATAGAACGTCCTAAGGCCGGTATGTTTGTATGGGCAAAAATTCCTGAGCCGTTTAATAAAATGGGAGCCATGGAGTTTGCTATCCAGCTGATGAACAAAGGCAATGTGGCCGTAGCGCCGGGTACCGGTTTTTCCGAAGAGGGAGAAGGGTATCTGCGCCTGGCCCTGGTTGAAAATGAAGAACGCCTGCGCCAGGCTGTCCGGCAGATGAAAAAAGCCATGGACCAGATGACAATCTAA
- a CDS encoding HAD-IA family hydrolase produces the protein MAEPIIQSIEALFFDFDGVLVDSTRTKKKAFEELFEDFSDEIVDAVVNYHILHGGISRVEKIRHAHKNIIKDPLTENEVMEWADRYSDLVMQDVVRAAWIKGAKDFLDAYASKLPVFVVSGTPEPELKYIVDQRKIGHYFKEILGSPVKKTEHIKILLEKYSLTPKQCVFIGDALTDYNAALETGLQFIGIQGEVNFPDTVKPLPDCQGLESAIKRICPAF, from the coding sequence ATGGCAGAACCAATAATACAATCCATTGAAGCCCTTTTTTTTGATTTTGACGGGGTCCTGGTGGACTCAACCCGCACGAAAAAGAAAGCCTTTGAAGAATTGTTTGAAGACTTTTCTGATGAAATCGTCGACGCGGTTGTTAACTACCACATATTGCACGGCGGTATTAGCCGGGTTGAGAAAATTCGGCATGCCCATAAAAATATTATAAAAGATCCCCTGACTGAAAACGAGGTTATGGAATGGGCGGACCGGTATTCAGATCTCGTGATGCAAGATGTTGTCCGTGCTGCCTGGATAAAAGGGGCGAAAGATTTTCTGGATGCATATGCCTCGAAGCTTCCGGTGTTTGTGGTTTCAGGAACCCCGGAACCCGAGCTTAAATATATTGTGGATCAAAGGAAAATCGGACATTACTTCAAGGAAATCCTGGGTTCACCTGTTAAAAAAACTGAACATATCAAAATTTTATTGGAAAAATACAGCCTTACACCAAAACAATGTGTTTTTATCGGAGATGCGCTAACCGATTATAATGCTGCCCTGGAAACCGGACTTCAATTTATCGGTATCCAGGGCGAGGTTAATTTCCCTGATACCGTCAAGCCCCTGCCTGACTGCCAGGGGCTTGAAAGTGCGATAAAGAGAATTTGTCCGGCATTTTGA
- a CDS encoding long-chain fatty acid--CoA ligase, translated as MPFKTYSNVYQMLCDTVQKYPEQPAYRWFEENNEEKSVTWQQYNDQVKDVAKSLIALGLKKDDKFNIISYSSYPWVLTDMAGMSIGAVTVGIYQSNLPKDCAFIINHCDSVLIFAENDEQLAKLMEIRDQIPNVRKVVMFNGADSNDEWVISYETFLKFGKDISDEVFDMRCQAVMADDTAGIIYTSGTTGIPKGAVITHDNICFTAQSVLDATKIIDGWDMFLFLPLAHVFARTCVNTAMFTGCRTTFARSIKTLVEDFKVAAPHWFVSVPRIFEKIHTKVISDVEAKGGMTEKIFNWACTVGSQVSRCKVKKQDIPLGLGLQYNLAKKLVFSKIDKALGGNVQWCICGAAPLNPDIARFFHAAGILILEGLGMTEDTSFSHVNRPDNYNFGAVGPPGPGVEHKLDEDGEVLLYGRSVMKAYYKMPQETFDSFSQDGWLKTGDLGEIDENNVLKITGRKKDLIITSGGKNIAPSAIERLMGSSKYIHQICVVGEKRKYLSAVVTLDKENITDYAKAQGIGYSMYENLFTNEKVVALINEEVANKNKSLPSFEALKQVTIVPEFTIDNDMMTPTFKIKKNIIMDRYKDEIEKMYM; from the coding sequence ATGCCTTTTAAAACGTATTCAAATGTGTATCAGATGCTTTGTGATACGGTGCAAAAGTATCCTGAGCAGCCTGCGTACCGGTGGTTTGAGGAAAACAACGAAGAAAAGTCGGTTACCTGGCAGCAGTATAACGATCAGGTTAAGGATGTGGCAAAAAGCTTAATTGCCCTGGGACTGAAAAAAGATGATAAATTTAATATCATCAGCTATTCGTCCTACCCATGGGTGTTGACGGATATGGCGGGCATGAGCATTGGTGCCGTAACCGTGGGTATATATCAGTCCAATTTACCCAAGGATTGTGCGTTTATTATCAACCACTGCGATTCCGTTCTGATTTTTGCCGAAAACGATGAACAGCTGGCTAAACTGATGGAAATCAGGGATCAGATTCCAAATGTCAGAAAAGTGGTCATGTTCAATGGTGCTGACAGCAATGATGAGTGGGTCATCTCCTATGAAACCTTTCTGAAGTTTGGCAAGGATATATCAGATGAGGTGTTTGACATGCGATGCCAAGCAGTGATGGCTGATGATACGGCCGGAATTATCTATACGTCAGGTACCACGGGTATTCCCAAGGGGGCGGTGATTACCCATGACAATATCTGCTTTACCGCCCAGTCGGTTTTAGATGCCACCAAAATTATTGACGGATGGGATATGTTTCTGTTTTTGCCCCTGGCACATGTCTTTGCCAGAACCTGTGTGAACACCGCAATGTTCACAGGCTGCCGGACGACCTTTGCCCGCAGTATAAAAACCCTGGTTGAGGATTTTAAGGTGGCAGCCCCCCACTGGTTTGTCAGTGTCCCCAGGATTTTTGAAAAAATTCATACCAAGGTGATCAGTGATGTGGAAGCCAAAGGGGGGATGACTGAAAAAATATTCAACTGGGCCTGCACGGTGGGCAGCCAAGTCAGCCGGTGCAAAGTTAAAAAACAGGATATTCCCTTGGGGCTCGGGCTTCAATACAATTTGGCCAAAAAGCTGGTATTCTCAAAAATTGATAAAGCACTGGGTGGTAATGTCCAGTGGTGCATCTGCGGGGCGGCGCCCTTAAATCCTGATATCGCCAGGTTCTTTCATGCTGCCGGGATTCTGATTCTTGAAGGTTTAGGCATGACCGAAGATACGTCATTCAGTCATGTCAACCGGCCGGATAACTACAATTTCGGCGCTGTCGGCCCTCCGGGTCCCGGTGTTGAGCACAAACTCGATGAGGATGGGGAGGTTCTTCTTTACGGCCGCAGCGTCATGAAAGCCTATTACAAAATGCCCCAAGAAACCTTTGATTCATTTTCCCAGGACGGGTGGCTTAAAACAGGGGATCTCGGGGAAATTGATGAAAATAATGTTTTGAAAATTACAGGCCGTAAAAAAGATCTTATCATAACATCCGGCGGTAAAAATATTGCGCCGTCCGCCATTGAACGCCTGATGGGGAGCAGCAAATATATCCATCAGATCTGTGTTGTCGGGGAAAAGCGTAAATATCTGAGCGCCGTTGTAACCCTGGATAAAGAAAACATCACAGACTATGCAAAGGCCCAGGGTATTGGATATTCAATGTATGAAAATTTGTTTACCAATGAAAAGGTTGTGGCACTGATCAATGAAGAGGTGGCAAATAAAAACAAATCGCTGCCTTCATTTGAAGCATTGAAACAGGTTACCATTGTACCGGAGTTTACCATTGACAATGATATGATGACCCCGACCTTTAAAATAAAGAAAAATATCATCATGGATAGGTATAAGGATGAAATTGAGAAAATGTATATGTAG
- a CDS encoding YkgJ family cysteine cluster protein, with the protein MTTPDNTMDCKAKRKLLGSRTFKFACHENVPCFTRCCHNADMYLYPYDIVRMKQNLNMTSEEFLVAHTVTAIRDMPTFPNVMLKMSDRQGNPCTFLTEKGCTVYPDRPYSCRAYPLEPAVYGDADGTMRMQYYVMHHDYCKGHDEDKEWAAKAWMVDQEMQAYDEPNNCWARIAGRLQTDSFKAQGLDMNSPPMKMAFMASYNMDTFRRFVFESSFLSRYAVPQDQLDAVKQDDRELLMLGLSWIERFLFSDGPLKEHA; encoded by the coding sequence ATGACAACACCTGACAACACCATGGACTGCAAGGCAAAACGTAAATTGCTTGGCAGCCGGACTTTCAAATTTGCCTGTCACGAAAATGTGCCTTGCTTTACCCGTTGCTGCCACAATGCCGATATGTACCTTTATCCTTATGATATTGTACGAATGAAGCAGAACCTTAACATGACCTCGGAAGAATTTTTGGTTGCCCATACCGTAACAGCCATCCGCGACATGCCCACTTTTCCCAATGTAATGTTGAAAATGAGCGATCGGCAGGGCAACCCCTGTACCTTTCTGACGGAAAAGGGATGCACGGTTTATCCGGACAGGCCCTACTCCTGCCGGGCCTATCCCCTGGAACCGGCTGTTTATGGTGATGCTGACGGCACCATGCGCATGCAGTATTATGTGATGCACCATGATTACTGCAAGGGACATGATGAAGATAAAGAATGGGCTGCCAAAGCATGGATGGTGGACCAGGAAATGCAGGCATATGATGAACCCAACAATTGCTGGGCCCGCATTGCAGGGCGTTTGCAGACCGATTCGTTCAAGGCCCAGGGCCTTGATATGAACAGTCCGCCCATGAAGATGGCGTTCATGGCCAGTTACAACATGGATACCTTCCGCCGCTTTGTTTTTGAAAGCAGTTTTTTATCGCGTTATGCAGTGCCGCAAGATCAGCTGGACGCAGTGAAACAAGATGACCGGGAGCTGCTCATGCTTGGACTTTCCTGGATCGAAAGGTTTTTGTTTAGCGATGGACCGTTGAAAGAACACGCCTGA
- the glnE gene encoding bifunctional [glutamate--ammonia ligase]-adenylyl-L-tyrosine phosphorylase/[glutamate--ammonia-ligase] adenylyltransferase yields MTQNDIEQLITSVFPALSQTLFQCLHLRIQNYFSAGEIQDISQLPVKPQDFTQVMLFSPFTAEHITANPSILQRLGKSGDLDTSYAPGDIKSKLAAFIGDDQDGTGLKSRLLEFKVYEIIRIAWRDLTGRAPLTETMANLSDLACACIAFGFEQLYPGLTQKWGTPRDSKGHAQNIVVLGMGKLGAGELNFSSDIDLIFVFPNPGQTDGDRSISNDEFFTKLCREFIKLFSMDNGTHFYRVDTRLRPFGDSGPLVMDANAFEYYYQSQGREWERYAMIKASPVAGDIAAGRTIIQSLKPFIFRRYLDYGSFDSFRDMKQRITLQVKNARLKHNIKIGAGGIREVEFFGQLFQLIRGGVEPALQARPILQILDTLVGKKLIDKKVCEELKEAYHFLRLVENRLQEYQDRQTHDIPEDPDQRQILALSMGYDDEKAFYAELSRIQGIVHKHFSRLLVQDDDEDNDNSSQELKQIWDSITDAQSNNEAISISGYEDTGSLVRLLNALAAHPNTRKLSQTGRNKLARLVPRLIKKAGEHPEAEEVMAKLLDLVATIERRTCYLSLLIENKGALDTLIVLARKSPWIISFLSQHPVLLDELIYPETLYSPPKRDMLEREMESLLARVPKDDPEYLLEALNIFRQINTLRVAAADVSGNFPLMKVSDHLTWIAETILGQVVASSWQIITEKYGYPEGMEGKGVDGCGFIAVAYGKVGGLEMGYKSDLDMVFIFDAEPGITSGTERSVDTTRFYSNLGQRIVHALTMHTPAGTLYGADMRLRPGGESGTIITHIQTYEDYLKDQAWTFEHQALIRARPVAGDPALFKSFDTIRKKILTRERDDATLKKEVGEMRERMRKQRLKYEPGLFNLKQGRGGIVDIEFLVQYLVLRHACDYPDVVEWTDNVRLLQALSVDGLISGEESSILQNTYVSMRRVMHRLTLQERSATVDEDMFSEQAAKVAQIYDAAFEF; encoded by the coding sequence ATGACCCAAAACGATATAGAACAGTTAATCACAAGTGTTTTTCCTGCCCTTTCCCAAACCCTTTTTCAATGTTTGCACCTGCGAATTCAAAATTATTTTTCCGCCGGGGAAATCCAGGATATCAGCCAATTGCCTGTCAAACCGCAGGATTTTACCCAGGTGATGCTGTTCAGCCCCTTTACGGCTGAACATATTACGGCAAACCCCTCGATACTTCAGCGGCTTGGTAAAAGCGGTGATCTTGACACGTCCTATGCGCCGGGTGACATTAAGAGCAAGCTTGCGGCTTTTATCGGAGATGACCAGGATGGTACAGGGCTTAAATCCCGGCTGCTTGAATTCAAGGTGTATGAAATCATTCGCATTGCCTGGCGAGATCTGACCGGTAGGGCGCCATTGACTGAAACCATGGCCAATCTGTCCGATCTTGCCTGCGCCTGCATCGCCTTTGGCTTTGAACAATTGTACCCAGGTTTAACCCAAAAATGGGGAACCCCCAGGGACAGTAAGGGCCATGCCCAGAACATTGTGGTATTAGGTATGGGAAAGCTTGGGGCTGGCGAATTGAATTTTTCTTCGGATATTGATCTTATTTTCGTATTCCCCAATCCTGGTCAGACGGATGGGGATAGATCCATATCCAATGATGAATTTTTTACAAAACTGTGCCGGGAATTCATCAAGCTGTTTTCAATGGATAACGGCACTCATTTTTACCGGGTGGATACCCGTCTGCGGCCGTTCGGAGACAGTGGCCCGCTGGTTATGGATGCCAATGCCTTTGAATATTATTACCAATCCCAGGGCCGGGAGTGGGAACGCTATGCCATGATCAAGGCGAGTCCGGTGGCAGGGGATATTGCGGCGGGCCGTACAATTATTCAATCCCTCAAGCCATTTATTTTTCGCAGATATCTGGATTACGGCTCTTTTGATTCTTTCAGGGATATGAAACAGCGCATTACATTGCAGGTAAAAAATGCCAGATTAAAACACAATATTAAAATCGGGGCAGGCGGTATCAGGGAGGTTGAATTTTTCGGCCAGCTCTTTCAGCTTATTAGAGGCGGGGTGGAACCGGCCCTTCAGGCCAGACCCATATTACAGATTCTGGACACCTTGGTGGGAAAAAAGCTGATTGATAAAAAAGTGTGTGAAGAACTCAAAGAGGCCTATCATTTTTTACGCCTTGTGGAAAATAGGCTTCAGGAATACCAGGACCGGCAGACCCACGACATCCCCGAAGATCCGGATCAAAGGCAAATTTTGGCTCTATCCATGGGATATGATGATGAAAAGGCGTTTTATGCGGAATTATCCAGGATCCAGGGGATTGTGCATAAACATTTTTCCAGACTTCTGGTCCAGGATGATGATGAAGACAACGACAACAGCAGCCAGGAGTTAAAACAGATATGGGATAGTATCACCGATGCCCAGTCCAACAATGAAGCGATTTCCATTTCCGGCTACGAAGATACTGGCTCTTTGGTGCGGCTTCTCAATGCCCTGGCGGCCCACCCCAACACCCGGAAGCTTTCCCAGACCGGTCGCAATAAACTGGCCCGGTTGGTACCCCGCCTGATAAAAAAAGCCGGAGAGCATCCGGAGGCGGAAGAAGTGATGGCCAAACTTTTGGATCTTGTCGCAACCATTGAACGGCGTACCTGTTACCTGTCTTTGCTCATTGAAAATAAAGGCGCCCTTGATACCCTGATCGTTCTTGCCCGCAAAAGCCCATGGATTATTTCCTTTTTAAGTCAACACCCCGTTCTCTTAGATGAGCTTATCTATCCGGAAACCCTGTATTCGCCCCCCAAACGCGATATGCTTGAACGGGAAATGGAAAGCTTGCTGGCAAGGGTCCCGAAGGATGACCCGGAATACCTGCTGGAAGCGCTCAATATTTTTCGTCAAATCAATACACTGAGGGTGGCCGCCGCAGATGTATCCGGCAATTTTCCACTGATGAAGGTCAGTGATCATCTGACCTGGATTGCTGAAACTATTCTGGGGCAGGTGGTGGCGTCATCCTGGCAAATCATCACTGAAAAATACGGTTATCCTGAAGGGATGGAGGGCAAAGGTGTTGACGGATGCGGTTTTATTGCCGTTGCCTACGGCAAGGTAGGTGGGCTTGAAATGGGATATAAATCCGACCTGGATATGGTTTTCATTTTTGATGCTGAACCAGGGATTACCAGCGGAACGGAACGGTCTGTGGACACCACTCGTTTTTATTCCAATCTGGGCCAGCGCATCGTCCATGCCCTGACCATGCATACCCCGGCAGGTACCCTTTATGGTGCGGATATGCGGCTTCGGCCCGGCGGGGAGTCAGGCACCATTATCACCCACATCCAAACCTATGAGGATTACCTGAAAGACCAGGCCTGGACATTTGAACATCAGGCCCTGATCCGGGCACGCCCCGTGGCCGGTGATCCAGCGCTGTTCAAGAGTTTTGACACCATACGCAAAAAAATCCTGACCCGCGAGCGCGATGATGCGACTTTGAAAAAAGAAGTTGGGGAGATGCGAGAAAGAATGCGCAAGCAGCGGTTAAAGTACGAACCTGGGCTGTTTAATCTCAAGCAGGGCCGGGGGGGGATTGTGGATATTGAATTTCTTGTTCAATATCTTGTGTTGCGCCATGCCTGCGATTATCCCGATGTTGTGGAGTGGACGGACAATGTCCGCCTGCTCCAGGCCCTGAGTGTGGATGGCCTGATATCCGGTGAGGAGAGCAGTATTCTCCAGAACACTTATGTGAGCATGAGAAGGGTCATGCACCGCCTCACGCTCCAGGAGCGGTCAGCCACTGTTGATGAGGATATGTTCAGTGAGCAGGCTGCAAAAGTTGCGCAAATTTATGATGCGGCCTTTGAGTTTTAA
- a CDS encoding DNA integrity scanning protein DisA nucleotide-binding domain protein yields the protein MPNHGFIRRCITETIEGLREGLTLFSGPSRAAVIYAVAPDDPIYIFDPQNLLAGHEPKFKELYIDSDDWRTKCFIKYDRKKFSNLIPEKNLGLAGLISYGGRSSSIVYQMWFTDHHPDMCTIGPTERWLEHAVYRFSHDIANEAELYTGISGSFLKEYATHAVRDFIVDEMNIRIGWDTRMRVYPILEAVLKISRTPEEGEWPRGKLIFVEKESIPKMNFILELPEAEQPCLENVKHIRKLLVSVEYSDLKLVATENTIIGITREDHPDFSISVDFRGGYGFLALNDELVCSFSDGSFKSTTHKEKLVQVEEALMDTDMDAETVTTLFKVVTGIVHNAAGHRYGCSLVIDLNDPPVFIMGHSLLHPLDLKSQENYDLAKSLSKVDGALHIGADVKLHGFACLLQGRNVPGENRARGARFNSALRFTAENENVIVIVVSSDTLVSVMKAGSVLKTKWKQDTSLICNIPVPLENWVAANQ from the coding sequence TTGCCAAACCATGGTTTTATTCGCAGATGCATCACCGAAACCATCGAGGGGTTAAGAGAAGGCCTGACTCTTTTTTCCGGGCCCAGCAGGGCAGCAGTCATTTATGCCGTCGCACCCGATGATCCCATCTATATCTTTGATCCCCAGAACCTTTTGGCCGGGCACGAACCCAAATTCAAAGAGTTGTATATTGATTCGGATGATTGGCGAACCAAATGTTTCATCAAATATGACAGAAAAAAATTCAGTAATCTGATTCCCGAAAAAAATCTTGGGCTGGCTGGACTGATATCCTATGGTGGCAGATCAAGCTCCATCGTTTATCAGATGTGGTTTACCGACCACCACCCGGACATGTGTACCATAGGCCCAACCGAGAGATGGCTGGAACATGCGGTTTACAGATTTTCCCACGATATAGCCAATGAGGCAGAATTGTACACAGGCATTTCCGGCTCTTTTCTCAAGGAATACGCCACCCATGCGGTCAGAGATTTTATTGTGGATGAAATGAATATCCGGATCGGCTGGGATACCCGAATGCGGGTTTATCCTATTTTAGAGGCCGTGCTTAAAATTTCAAGAACGCCGGAAGAAGGAGAATGGCCCAGAGGTAAGCTAATTTTTGTGGAAAAAGAATCCATCCCCAAAATGAATTTTATTTTAGAACTTCCCGAGGCAGAGCAACCGTGCCTGGAGAATGTCAAGCATATCAGAAAGCTGCTTGTGTCGGTTGAATATTCAGATTTGAAGCTGGTTGCCACTGAAAATACAATTATCGGTATCACCAGGGAAGATCATCCGGACTTTTCCATCTCAGTGGATTTTAGGGGTGGATACGGTTTTTTGGCACTCAATGATGAGTTGGTGTGCTCTTTTTCTGACGGCAGCTTTAAATCGACCACGCATAAGGAAAAGCTGGTTCAGGTGGAAGAGGCTTTAATGGACACTGATATGGATGCTGAAACGGTCACAACTTTATTTAAAGTAGTTACCGGGATTGTTCACAATGCTGCCGGCCACCGGTATGGATGCAGTCTTGTGATTGACCTGAATGATCCTCCGGTTTTTATCATGGGCCATTCGTTGCTGCACCCCTTAGACCTGAAAAGTCAGGAAAATTATGATTTAGCCAAGTCTCTGTCCAAAGTGGACGGAGCACTGCACATAGGGGCTGATGTAAAGCTGCATGGGTTTGCCTGTCTTTTGCAAGGCAGGAATGTGCCCGGTGAAAACAGGGCCAGGGGGGCCAGGTTCAATTCGGCTTTACGATTCACGGCGGAAAACGAAAATGTTATTGTAATTGTCGTCTCATCCGACACCCTGGTTTCGGTCATGAAGGCAGGTTCGGTACTGAAAACCAAATGGAAACAGGACACCTCTCTCATATGCAATATACCCGTGCCCTTGGAAAACTGGGTTGCTGCAAACCAATAA